ATGATCTTACCGTCTCCCTCGGCAGCGCCAAGTGCCGCGGCAACCTCATCGATCGTGGTGGGAGCGATGTAGTCAAACGGCGCGGGCTTCATGGCGTCTGCGACCTCACCTGCGATACTAACTTCCTCGACACGTATCTTCCTCCCCCGCGCAGTGCGGCTCAGCGCAATGCTATAATTTTCACTTGCATTATTAGACTTAAGATAGGAATGTCAAGCAATGTGATTTCGCCGCCGAGGGCGGCAACACCCAATCGTCAGGTGAGGAGATGTATCCATGGAAATGTCAGGCCAGCAGTTAATTCCGGCGACAAGGGAAGACGTATGGGCCGCACTCAACGATGCAGACGTGCTCAGAGTTTGCATTCCTGGGTGCCAGGAACTGGTAAAGTCTTCAGACACGGAAATGACCGCCGTTGCGGTTATGAAGGTCGGCCCGGTCAAGGCACGTTTCCAAGGGGCGGTAACGCTCTCCGACCTTGATCCGCCGAACGGGTACAAGATTTCGGGTGAGGGGCAGGGCGGCGTCGCAGGTTTTGCGAAGGGCGTCGCGACCGTGAAACTGGAACCGGCTGACAGCGGAACCGTACTCATCTACACCGTCGATGCACAGATCGGTGGCAAGCTGTCGCAGCTTGGTGGCAGACTGATTGATGTTACTGCAAAACAAATGGCGGGCCAATTCTTCAAGCGGTTCGCGGAAGAGATCCAGGCGCGGCAGGACGCGGCTGTTGACCCAGGCAGGTTGACCCCGCCGAAATCCGAAGGTGTCTCCCAGAAGGACGAAAGGTCCATTAGCACAGATCGCGCGCGGATAGAGGCAGCCTTTAGTCCCGGGCCGTCGCCTGCGGTTGCAGTCGCGCGCGCAGGTCCTTCGATGCCAATCCTAGCGTTTGTGGTGTTCGTGTCCGTGTTGGCCGCGTTGTGGGCGGTCTATGGCGGCCTGCTTCCCAGCCTTCTGCCGGCAGGTGATGACCGCGGTCGAATGTCTCCGGATCTGGCAAGCGCCGTGCAGTTGATAATGGCTGCGGCGATTGGCTACCTCTTTGGCGCCCGAGCTCGATAACAAGAACCACACGTCTGGCACAAAAAAGCCGGAACTGTCGTTCCGGCTTTTTCATTTAACTTGCACAAGAAGACTTCATGTACGCTGACTCCGGCGCTCGAGGAAAAGCTTGAGCTCGCCAAAAACGCCACGCCTGAACATCATTACGCAGATCACGAAAAACAGGCCGATGATGAAGGTGATAGGCAGGCCGCTGGTCGACAAGAAGTGCTCCAGGCCGACGACCAGGGTCGAACCCACGATCGGACCGATCAGCGTTCCCATGCCCCCAAGCAGCGTCATCAGAATGACTTCGCCGGACATGTGCCAGGTGACATCAACCAAAGAGGCAAGCTGGAAAGCGATCGCCTTCATCGATCCGGCAAGGCCCGACAGCGCAGCAGACAAGGTAAACGCGATGAGCTTGTAACGGTCTGGCTTGAGGCCGAGCGAAGTCACGCGGGTTTCGTTTTCGCGGATTGCTGAAAGGGTGTGGCCGAAGGGCGAATTGACCGCCCGCCAGATGATCACGAGGCCGATGACCGTACCGCCGAGCACGGTGTAGTACATGGCCGTGATGTTTCGCAAGTCGATCATGCCGAGCAGGTTGCCGCGTGGCACAGCCTGAATGCCGTCCTCTCCGCCGGTAAACGGCATCTGCACGGCCATGAAATAGACGAGTTGTGCAAGGGCCAGCGTGATCATTGCAAAATAGATCCCGTGCCGCCGGATGGACAGCGCGCCGAACACGAGGCCAAGCACGGCCGCAAATGCGGTTCCGGAAAGCACGGCCAGTTCGAAGGGCAAGTGCCAGACTCTTGCGGCGTGAGCCGCGATATAGGCGCCGCCGCCGAAAAATGCCGCGTGGCCAAAGGAGAGTAAACCTGCGTAGCCGAGCGCCAGATTGAATGCCGCTGCGAAAAGCACGAAGCACAGAATCTTGATCAGGAATAGCGGATACGTCACCAGCGGGGCGATAAGCAGGATCGCAGCGACCGCGACCAAGAAGAGAAAACATGTTGGTCTAGCAAATCCGCGTGCGGCAGCGGGACTGGACATAGTGGTACCGTTCATCGTCACGCCTCGCGACTAAACAGGCCTGCCGGCCGGATGAGAATTACCAGCACCATGACCACGAAGACCGCGATCGAGGATGCTGCGGGATAGAAGGTCTTGGTGAGGCCCTCGATGATGCCGAGGCCGAGGGCCGTCACGATAGCGCCACCGATCGATCCCATGCCGCCTATGACGACGACGGCGAAGACAACGATGATGATGCTTGAACCCATACCGGGGCTTACCTGATAAAGCGGCGCTGCAAGGGCGCCCGCAAAGCCGGCAAGGCCGACGCAGAAGGCGTAGGTCAGGGTGAGCATCAGGGGCACGTTGATCCCGAAAGCTTGAACCAGGGCCGGGTTCTCGGTGGCAGCCCGCAGGTAGGCGCCGAGCTTCGTGCGCTCGATGGCAAGCCATGTCAGGATGCAGATGACAAGCGAAACCACGATGACCCATGCGCGATACATCGGCAGAAACATGAAGCCCAGATTGATGCCGCCGGTCAACGCCGCAGGCACGGGATAGGGCTTGCCTGCCGCGCCGAAGACATGGCGGAACAGCCCTTCCAGCATCAGCGCGATGCCGAAGGTGAGGAGAAGGCTGTAGAGGTGATCCATCCGATAGAGCCGCTTCAGCAACAGCCGTTCGACGAGGACACCGAAAATGCCGACCACGATGGGAGCGGCAATCAGAGTTCCCCAATATCCAAGCCCCAGGCGGGAAAGAAGATACCAGGCAACGAAGCCACCAAGCATATAGAACGCACCGTGTGCAAAGTTGATCACATTGAGCATGCCGAAGATGATCGCAAGACCGAGGCTCAGCAGCGCGTAGAACGAGCCGTTGATCAAGCCAAGCAGTAATTGGCCGAGAAGGACGGGCAGCGGCACCCCAAGAAAATCAGTCATCGGATTTTACCTGTTTTATGATGCACTTCACCGTCACACCCCCAGATACCGGTTCAGCCGGTCCATGTTGGCGTCAAGCGCGCTATTGGAGATTTCGTCGACGACCTTGCCCTGATCGAGCACGAAGTGGCGATCGGCAACCGACGCTGCGAAGCGCAGATTCTGTTCAACCAGAATGATCGTCATGCCGCGGTCCTTGAGAATGCGCAACGCGGCGCTGATCTCCTCGATGATCACGGGGGCAATACCTTCCGTCGGCTCGTCGAGGAGGATGAAATCGGCTCCGGTGCGCAAAATCCGGCCGATCGCCAGCATCTGCTGCTCGCCGCCTGAAAGACGCGTTCCGGGCGTGCTATCGCGCCCCTTCAGGTTCGGAAAGAGGGTGTAGATCTCCTCCACGCTCATACCACCCGATTGCCAGGCGGGCGGAAACATGAGGTTTTCGATGACGTTCAACCTTGAGAAGATTCCGCGCTCCTCCGGGACGTAGCCGATGCCAAGACGAGCGACCTTGTGAGCCGGGACCTTCAGGAGGTCGTTGCCCTTATAGGTGCTCGCGCCGGTACGTTTGCCGACGACGCCGATCAGGCTTCGCAATGTAGTCGTCTTGCCGGCGCCATTGCGGCCGATAAGGGTGACGACCTCGCCTCTTCTGACATTGAAGTTAACGCCGTGCAGAACATGACTCTCGCCATACCAGGCTTCGAGATTGCTGACGTTCAAGAGTGCAGGTTCAGCCATGGGCGCCTCCCATATAGGCTTTGCGAACTTCCGTATTAGTCGAAACCTCTGAATAGGTTCCCTCCGCAATCACCTCGCCACGGCGGAGCACCGTGATCGTGTCGGATAGGTCGGCGACGACGCCGAGGTTATGCTCGACCATCAGTACGGTACGGCTTTTTCCGACGTGTCGGATCAGCGATGCCGTTCTGCCAATGTCTTCCGTTCCCATGCCGGCCATCGGTTCGTCGAGCAGCAGAACTTCCGGTTCCAGCGCCAGCGTAGTTGCCAGTTCAAGGGCGCGCTTGCGTCCGTAGGACAGTTCGCTCGCCTTCGTCCGCGCCTTTTCGGCAAGGCCGACGCTTTCGAGAAGGGAGAGCGCCTCCTCGTTGAAGCGCTTCAGACACCGGTTGGACTTCCAGAACGAGAACGTCTCACGCTCGCGGGCCTGAAGCGCCACCCGCACATTTTCGTGCGCGCTCAGGTGTGGAAATACCGACGAGATCTGGAACGAGCGAACGAGCCCAAGCCGCGCGATGTCGGCAGGCGCCATGTCAGTGATGTCGCGGCCCTTGAAGAAGATTTGCCCCGAACTCGGGGAAAGGAACTTGGTCAACAGGTTGAACAGCGTGCTCTTACCGGCTCCGTTAGGGCCGATCAGCGCGTGGATCTCTCCCCGCCTGATCCGGATATCGACGTTGTTCACGGCGACGAAGCCGCCGAACGAGCGCGTCAAATTGCGCGCCTCGATTATGGGTGCGTTCTCCGGCACGGATCCTCCCTATCTGCTCGATTTCCTCCAGTGGCGTCAGACGATGACTGCCACGCGCCTCTCCTCGCAAAAGGCAATTTCAGAAAAACATATAAAGTCTAATAATGCAAGCTTGCATAACTGTGAAATTCTGTCTATCTTACTCTGCAAGCCCACCATGGCGCATCATATGTCGGCGTCTGGCTTATGCTAGGTATGATAGAGCAAGTTAATTGTTGGCGCTCGCGGAGGAGCTTCAGCGCCAGATCAGGGAGGATGGAATGATGAAACGTCTACGAATTTTGCTGTCTTGCGCCGGGGCTATCGGCGCTATGTGCGTTCAGGTCCAGGCCCAGGATTCAGGGCCGATCCGGATCGGTGTCCTGACCGACGTTAGCGGCCAGTTCTCGCACGAGGCCGGCGAGGGGGCGATTGCCGCCGTCAAGATGGCGGTCGAGGATTTTGGTGGCAAGGTCCTCGACCGTCCGCTGGAAGTCGTCGTCGCGGACCATCAGAATAAGCCGGAGGTGGCGGTGGCCACGGCCCGCGAATGGTATGGCTCGCAGGGCGTGACGATGATCAACAACCTGATCAATTCGGGCATAGCTCTGGCTGTCACGCAGGTTGCCAAGGATGAGGACAAGATCGCCATCGTCAACGGCTCCGGTTCGTCACGCCTGACGAACGACGGCTGCACGGCGAACAGCATCCACTACTCATATGATACTTATGCGCTCGCCAACGGCACCGCCAACGAACTGATCCGGGAAGGCAAGAAGAACTGGTACTTCCTGACTGCCGACTACGCCTTCGGCCATGCGCTCGAGGCGGATGCAACCCAGATCGTCAAGGCAAACGGGGGAACCGTTTCCGGCGCCGTCCGCTATCCGATCGAGACTGCCGACCACAGTGCCTTCATGCTGCAGGCGCAGGCATCGCCCGCCGATGTCGTCGCCATGGCCGGTTCCGGTACGACCTTCGTGAATGCGGTCAAATCCGCCGCTGAATTCGGGCTTGCCTCGTCTGGCAAGACAGTTGCCGGCCTGCTGGTCTGGGATACGGACGTCCATTCCCTCGGGCTCGAAACGGCGCAGGGCATGATCCTGACGAACGCCTTCTACTGGGACCGCGATGACGAGACCCGGGCTTTCGCCAAGAAGTTCGAGGCGCGCGTCGGTCGTCCGCCGCATATGGGCGACGCAGGAGACTACTCCTCGACCATGCACTACCTGCAGGCCGTCAAGGCCGCCGGCACGACGGACACCAAGAAGGTTATGGCTAGTATGAAGGAGACGCCGATCAACGACTTCTTCGCAAAGGGCGGCAAGATCCGCGAGGACGGCCGGATGGTGCATGACATGTACGTTTACCAGGTAAAGACGCCGGCCGAATCCAAGAGCGAATGGGATCTGTTGAAGCTTGTCACGACCATTCCCGGCGACAAGGCGTTCCGCCCGCTTTCCGAGAGTCAATGCCCTCTGGTCAAGAAGTGAACGAAATGGAGTGCCCGGCTTTCTTGCGCCGGGCACTCCCACCGCGATCGCCCGCTAGTCCGGGGTCAGCAGGGAAGAGAAGAGCAGAAATGAGTTATATTCTAGTGGAGAAATCCGACGGTATAGCCACCGTCACACTGAATCGGCCCATGCAGCGCAACGCTGTGACCTATTCGATGTGGTGCGAGCTTGCGGAGCTATTTCGTCAGTTCGACGGTGATTCGGATATTCGCGCTATTCTGTTGATGGGTGCGGGAAGCGATTTTTCTGCCGGCGCTGATATCAGCGAATTCGAGACGGTCCGGGGGGGAGTGGAGGAAAGCACACGCTACGAGGTCGCCGTCGATGCGGCGGGTGACGCCATCTACGAGGTCTCCAAGCCCACGGTTGCGGTTGTGCGCGGTTATTGCCTGGGTGGTGCTGCACATCTTGCCATGTCCTGCGATTTTCGGATCGCGGAAGAGAGTGCCACCTTCGGCATTCCCGCCGCCCGCCTGTCGATCGTCTATGGCGTCTCCGCGACCCGCAAACTGTTTTCGCTTGTCGGCGTCAGCGAGGCAAAACGAATTCTATACTCGGCAAGTCGATTCACTGCGCGCGACGCGCTTGCCACCGGTTTCATCGACGAGCTTGCATCGGATGCGCACGCGGCTGCTCTGGAACGCGCCAATGCCATGGCATCCAACGCTCCCCTGACGATCAGGGGTGCCAAGTTCATCCTCAACGGCTGTGTCCGGGGGGATCTCGACCTTGTCGAGGCGGAAACACTGATCGACAAGGCGAGTTCAAGTCACGACTACGCCGAAGGACGCAAGGCGTTCGGCGATAAGCGCTCGCCGCGGTTTCTGGGCCGATAACGGTTTTTGGCCTCATTCACCAATTCGCTGCGAAGGCAGCAATTCAAGTATCAAGGAGACAATGCAATGGAGACCAATCTCAAGGGCAAGGTGGCGTTGGTCACGGGCGGTGGCCGGGATGTCGGAGGCGATATCGCACGCGCTCTCGCTGCCGAAGGCGCCGTCGTCGCGGTGAACTACAGCCGTTCCAGGGGTGAAGCTGAGGCCGTTGTCACATCCATCGAGGCGGGCGACGGAAAGGCGAAAGCCTACCAGGCTGACATCAGCGACAATGCCCAGGTCAAGGCGATGATCGCCGCGGTCACGGCGGACTTTGGCACGGTCGACATTCTCGTCAACAATGCCGGTTACGTGAAGTACCAGCGGTTCGTGGACTCGACCCCGCAAGACTGGAAGCAGCAGATCGACGTGTGTCTCTACGGCGCGATCAATTGTTGCCATGAGGTGGCGCCGCTGATGATCGCGCAGAACTCCGGCCGCATCATCAATCTCGTCGGCGACAGCTCCCGTATCGGCGAAGCCAATCTTGCACTCGCCGCCGCGGCGCGCGGCGGTACGATCGCGCTCGGCAAGTCGCTGGCTCGGGAATTTGGCCGCAACAACGTCACCGTCAACACGGTCTCGCTCGGCCTGATCGAGACCTCCCATTCGGACCCGGAATTCCTCGAGAAGAACCGGGAGAAGATCGTCAAGGCCTATCCGTTGCGCCGTATCGGCAGGCCCGAGGATATCGCCCCAATGGTCACCTTCCTCGCTTCGGAGACATCGTCCTGGGTGACGGGCCAGGTCATCAGTGTCAACGGCGGCTTTTGCATGGTCTAACGGGAGGATTGGGAGGAGCCAAGATGATACGTTACGATTTGATCGCGCCCGTCGGCGAAATCCTTCGGCGGAATGCGCGCCTTTATCCTGAAAAAATGGCGTTCGAGGATAGGATCCGTTCGGTTTCCTATCCGCGGCTCGATGCGGAGACTGAAGCCCTGGCTTCCCACCTCGTCGCTCGTGGACTTCGGCAGGGGCAGGCCGTCGCGATATTCCTGCCGAATTCCGTCAACTGGGTGGTCGCCTGCCTCTCCGTCGTGCGCGCAGGCGGCATCTGCGTCCCGGTAAGTATCGAATCCACGGAAGCCGAGCTTGCATACCGCATCACCGACGCCGGGTGCGCGGTGCTCGTTGCGCTGCCGGACAAACGGACGATGGCGGACGCGGTCTTGTCCCGGCTCGACAGGCCTGTCCTCGTGATCGAGGCGGACCCGGTCTCCGGATTTTTAGGGATGGAGCGGCCGCAGTCGTCCGGTTTCGAGGACGACCGGGATGTCGATCGGCCGGCCTATATCGTCTACACGTCGGGAACGACCGGGCAGCCCAAGGGCGTTCTTCTCTCGACACGATCCATGCTGTGGGTGACAGCCGCCTGCTGGGCGCCCATCGCGGGGATGAACGAGAACGACGTCGTCCTCAATACGCTTCCGCTCTATCATTCCTATGCGCTCAACATCGCGGTCCTCTCCATCATCGCGCTTGGCGCCAGCGAATACATCATGGAGAAATTCTCGACCACGCAGGCGACCGAACTGCTACGGTCGGGACGCTTCACGTTCATGCCCGGCGTGCCGACCGTCTTCCACTATTTCCTCTCCGCATGCCAAACAAGCGGCGAGAAACTGCTGTCGTCGGTTAGGCTTTGCGTGTCGGCGGGTGCCATCCTTCCCGGCACGCTGAACAACGACTTCGAGGAATTCTTCGGCGTCGCCCTGCTCGACGGTTACGGCATTACCGAGACTTCCACGATGGTGATTATGAACTGGCCCGGCCGCTGGCGCGTGTCAGGTTCCTGCGGCCTGCCGCTACCCGGCGTCACAGTCCGATTGGTCGATCCTAAAACCGGCCTCGACGTTCCGGTCGGCAGCGAGGGCGAGCTGATCTGCAAGGGGCCGAACCTGATGCAGGGTTATCACAATAAACCACAGGAGACCCAGAAAGCCGTTGTCGACGGCTGGTATCGCACAGGCGATCTCGCAAAGTCCGATGCGAACGGCTTCCTTACGATCACCGGCCGCCTGAAGGAGTTGATCATTCGCGGCGGGCAGAACATCGCACCAGCCGAAGTCGAGGAGACGATCCTGCTCGATCACACGGTCGTTGACTGCGCCGTCATCGGCATGCCGCATATGATGCTCGGCGAGGTTCCGGTGGCCTGTGTCGTTCTCAAGGATGCCGAGGCTTTCGATCAGGCAGCCCTCCTTACCCACTGCAAGGAGCGCCTGTCTGCCTACAAGGTTCCTGATCGCATCTACATCGTCGACGAAATACCTCGGACGGGATCCGGGAAGATCCTGCGCGTGAAGCTGCGCGAAAGCCTGCCTGCCGCGTGAGGGAAGTGACAGAGGAGATTTGCATGAACCCTTTCATATTCACCACAACGCCGCAGATCGTTTTCCGGCCGGGTGCAGCTGCCGGGATCGGCGACATCGTCAAGAAGAAGCTGGGTGAGCGCGTCCTGTTCGTGACCGACGCCGGTCTGCGGAGGCTCGGGCTTTGCGATCCGGCTCTGGCCTCGCTTGCAGCCTCGGGTATCGAGGTGACCGTGTTCGACAGTGTCGAAGCCGATCCGTCTCTCGCGACCGTGATGGCGGCATCGGACATGGCGCGGCCAGCGGGTGTCACCGGCATTATCGGTTTCGGCGGCGGGTCTTCGCTTGACGTTGCCAAGGTCGTGGCTCTTCTCTGCGGATCGGGCGAGGATATCGACGAGGCCTGGGGTGTCGGCAACGCCAAGGGGCCTCGCCTGCCTCTGGTGCTTGTGCCGACCACTGCCGGGACCGGATCCGAGGTCACGTCGGTTTCGATCATCACCGTCGGCGGGGACGAGAAGCGCGGCGTATCGTCGCCAATCATCCTGCCCGATATCGCGATCCTCGATGCCGATCTGACGATCGGCCTTCCCGCCCATATCACGGCGGCTACCGGCATCGACGCCATGGTGCACGCGATCGAATCCTATGCCTCGAAAAGCGCCAACAACAATCCGCTGTCGAAGATGCTGGCGCGCCAGGCGCTTCAGCTGCTGGGCGCGAATATCGAGAAGGCCGTGTCCGACGGTCAAGACCGCGCCGCGCGCGGTGCGATGCTGCTTGGCTC
This genomic stretch from Rhizobium gallicum bv. gallicum R602sp harbors:
- a CDS encoding branched-chain amino acid ABC transporter permease; translated protein: MNGTTMSSPAAARGFARPTCFLFLVAVAAILLIAPLVTYPLFLIKILCFVLFAAAFNLALGYAGLLSFGHAAFFGGGAYIAAHAARVWHLPFELAVLSGTAFAAVLGLVFGALSIRRHGIYFAMITLALAQLVYFMAVQMPFTGGEDGIQAVPRGNLLGMIDLRNITAMYYTVLGGTVIGLVIIWRAVNSPFGHTLSAIRENETRVTSLGLKPDRYKLIAFTLSAALSGLAGSMKAIAFQLASLVDVTWHMSGEVILMTLLGGMGTLIGPIVGSTLVVGLEHFLSTSGLPITFIIGLFFVICVMMFRRGVFGELKLFLERRSQRT
- a CDS encoding ABC transporter substrate-binding protein; this encodes MKRLRILLSCAGAIGAMCVQVQAQDSGPIRIGVLTDVSGQFSHEAGEGAIAAVKMAVEDFGGKVLDRPLEVVVADHQNKPEVAVATAREWYGSQGVTMINNLINSGIALAVTQVAKDEDKIAIVNGSGSSRLTNDGCTANSIHYSYDTYALANGTANELIREGKKNWYFLTADYAFGHALEADATQIVKANGGTVSGAVRYPIETADHSAFMLQAQASPADVVAMAGSGTTFVNAVKSAAEFGLASSGKTVAGLLVWDTDVHSLGLETAQGMILTNAFYWDRDDETRAFAKKFEARVGRPPHMGDAGDYSSTMHYLQAVKAAGTTDTKKVMASMKETPINDFFAKGGKIREDGRMVHDMYVYQVKTPAESKSEWDLLKLVTTIPGDKAFRPLSESQCPLVKK
- a CDS encoding ABC transporter ATP-binding protein, with translation MAEPALLNVSNLEAWYGESHVLHGVNFNVRRGEVVTLIGRNGAGKTTTLRSLIGVVGKRTGASTYKGNDLLKVPAHKVARLGIGYVPEERGIFSRLNVIENLMFPPAWQSGGMSVEEIYTLFPNLKGRDSTPGTRLSGGEQQMLAIGRILRTGADFILLDEPTEGIAPVIIEEISAALRILKDRGMTIILVEQNLRFAASVADRHFVLDQGKVVDEISNSALDANMDRLNRYLGV
- a CDS encoding SRPBCC family protein, whose translation is MEMSGQQLIPATREDVWAALNDADVLRVCIPGCQELVKSSDTEMTAVAVMKVGPVKARFQGAVTLSDLDPPNGYKISGEGQGGVAGFAKGVATVKLEPADSGTVLIYTVDAQIGGKLSQLGGRLIDVTAKQMAGQFFKRFAEEIQARQDAAVDPGRLTPPKSEGVSQKDERSISTDRARIEAAFSPGPSPAVAVARAGPSMPILAFVVFVSVLAALWAVYGGLLPSLLPAGDDRGRMSPDLASAVQLIMAAAIGYLFGARAR
- a CDS encoding enoyl-CoA hydratase-related protein — encoded protein: MSYILVEKSDGIATVTLNRPMQRNAVTYSMWCELAELFRQFDGDSDIRAILLMGAGSDFSAGADISEFETVRGGVEESTRYEVAVDAAGDAIYEVSKPTVAVVRGYCLGGAAHLAMSCDFRIAEESATFGIPAARLSIVYGVSATRKLFSLVGVSEAKRILYSASRFTARDALATGFIDELASDAHAAALERANAMASNAPLTIRGAKFILNGCVRGDLDLVEAETLIDKASSSHDYAEGRKAFGDKRSPRFLGR
- a CDS encoding SDR family NAD(P)-dependent oxidoreductase is translated as METNLKGKVALVTGGGRDVGGDIARALAAEGAVVAVNYSRSRGEAEAVVTSIEAGDGKAKAYQADISDNAQVKAMIAAVTADFGTVDILVNNAGYVKYQRFVDSTPQDWKQQIDVCLYGAINCCHEVAPLMIAQNSGRIINLVGDSSRIGEANLALAAAARGGTIALGKSLAREFGRNNVTVNTVSLGLIETSHSDPEFLEKNREKIVKAYPLRRIGRPEDIAPMVTFLASETSSWVTGQVISVNGGFCMV
- a CDS encoding iron-containing alcohol dehydrogenase; the encoded protein is MNPFIFTTTPQIVFRPGAAAGIGDIVKKKLGERVLFVTDAGLRRLGLCDPALASLAASGIEVTVFDSVEADPSLATVMAASDMARPAGVTGIIGFGGGSSLDVAKVVALLCGSGEDIDEAWGVGNAKGPRLPLVLVPTTAGTGSEVTSVSIITVGGDEKRGVSSPIILPDIAILDADLTIGLPAHITAATGIDAMVHAIESYASKSANNNPLSKMLARQALQLLGANIEKAVSDGQDRAARGAMLLGSMLAGQAFANSPVAAVHALAYPIGGTFHIPHGLSNALVLPHVLRFNAPDAASVYAEIAADAFPDLVSEREDEGRCGAFIERLAGLSEKLGLQSRLRDVGIGEEHLAVMARDAMKQTRLLVNNPREVSERDALSIYRAAW
- a CDS encoding branched-chain amino acid ABC transporter permease yields the protein MTDFLGVPLPVLLGQLLLGLINGSFYALLSLGLAIIFGMLNVINFAHGAFYMLGGFVAWYLLSRLGLGYWGTLIAAPIVVGIFGVLVERLLLKRLYRMDHLYSLLLTFGIALMLEGLFRHVFGAAGKPYPVPAALTGGINLGFMFLPMYRAWVIVVSLVICILTWLAIERTKLGAYLRAATENPALVQAFGINVPLMLTLTYAFCVGLAGFAGALAAPLYQVSPGMGSSIIIVVFAVVVIGGMGSIGGAIVTALGLGIIEGLTKTFYPAASSIAVFVVMVLVILIRPAGLFSREA
- a CDS encoding class I adenylate-forming enzyme family protein; amino-acid sequence: MIRYDLIAPVGEILRRNARLYPEKMAFEDRIRSVSYPRLDAETEALASHLVARGLRQGQAVAIFLPNSVNWVVACLSVVRAGGICVPVSIESTEAELAYRITDAGCAVLVALPDKRTMADAVLSRLDRPVLVIEADPVSGFLGMERPQSSGFEDDRDVDRPAYIVYTSGTTGQPKGVLLSTRSMLWVTAACWAPIAGMNENDVVLNTLPLYHSYALNIAVLSIIALGASEYIMEKFSTTQATELLRSGRFTFMPGVPTVFHYFLSACQTSGEKLLSSVRLCVSAGAILPGTLNNDFEEFFGVALLDGYGITETSTMVIMNWPGRWRVSGSCGLPLPGVTVRLVDPKTGLDVPVGSEGELICKGPNLMQGYHNKPQETQKAVVDGWYRTGDLAKSDANGFLTITGRLKELIIRGGQNIAPAEVEETILLDHTVVDCAVIGMPHMMLGEVPVACVVLKDAEAFDQAALLTHCKERLSAYKVPDRIYIVDEIPRTGSGKILRVKLRESLPAA
- a CDS encoding ABC transporter ATP-binding protein, whose product is MPENAPIIEARNLTRSFGGFVAVNNVDIRIRRGEIHALIGPNGAGKSTLFNLLTKFLSPSSGQIFFKGRDITDMAPADIARLGLVRSFQISSVFPHLSAHENVRVALQARERETFSFWKSNRCLKRFNEEALSLLESVGLAEKARTKASELSYGRKRALELATTLALEPEVLLLDEPMAGMGTEDIGRTASLIRHVGKSRTVLMVEHNLGVVADLSDTITVLRRGEVIAEGTYSEVSTNTEVRKAYMGGAHG